The proteins below come from a single Tigriopus californicus strain San Diego chromosome 3, Tcal_SD_v2.1, whole genome shotgun sequence genomic window:
- the LOC131878582 gene encoding uncharacterized protein LOC131878582 isoform X2, with protein sequence MHPPPSDNYRLIKNQINGTDIRKPKSVHPSRRKSSFHSAMVAPKSEPLRRKVMQGGNFEMYASREALCASTMDLRQPPRFEAPPPPPLSREDETRMKKNQVHASRNSLYKEGSNGNLEYSEYGELRAIVRRIEEQKLNHLSRNNTFVSRNQSFSTGKSPHLNRKRMYFDYVPSSVMRSNSHHGGQGPPRPNNLGVPSQSTQTLPHSGSLTMNNSTLPPRHLHHHPNHPPIRHPDHFSPDRSSGSSHFPGVSPDSSGLSASTSGGTLLNSRLDESNTASNSPSSSMDNRKGRRNSHKASTPSSSLLIKRSEDAPVTLKGWLYKQGSDGLMLWKKRWFVLSEYCLFYYRSPEEDKVSGSILLPSYKISPVAKEDAVFRRFCFKAEHQNMRTYYFATDTKEAMIQWMNALSLASIMQTPSTRSSAANVTTTPTSPTASTMNGNHLAQSRSSVAVMNNMRTPVTHHQYPTQVHQMYSPNGNAYQYHGEPSPSSPTSPEGLENGRQPLYANAPPKPRRLTNTREDSPDRFEDEELSPTYHQQMYSRQNPGKVPLRSHTPGERMMYPQAQHYPYQQATLVQNLQQQQRHTQTPGEPIYNGNNVNNEVANHNRQGGPTIRHRLPQERRTPEAYGRSHFNMMNQNTSQNYEDVFRNRNTPGYPPPQGRNYPPPPVPQQQAQLPPLPQQPQLFQGYQYQHQVPHQPYHPQQPQPVTPQYQPHELPQQRQPREVQRQPGQPQQKVPRPHSADFLELDRNVVAVPTQSSGGNNLNTTQYQSQTQTPHHYLGNHVRRKQNPQPPRPKSSVDPRMFDSSWSTEHYAEQMRNHASTYATGTPQQTPRSQSRASIHSKSHLMPDNHLQSQPRTSQTRLYPPQTSHTSDSQVDSSEEVSRYFPTPSPRKPVQGTTTYQNLPDNSAIVTRQYPQYQARLETVTPNRLSEQYHGSNGSDYGTGEFRRSASARLHRNKKNYPEMLNNSDLGPEDNKKKEQREESMKRLLEWKQRMLQSPLTRKSSRNASRTQTPTNSNSPVPSLGHDSQFRQKVLDELEKQSGKSSTPGNSSSNTTSERRLSRKGSGASRSSRSRSSPRIANRPNTSSSDEDKQQSLESSRQSRKKSRPQSEKRSRNPSRESRRSSCHVGSSTDQPEYINISCLEPALSPKRGQDLQVRETVVKAEWRKRAIGPDDWYSDDFNYDNAKNSFSEDPLLSGQYSHLLDLKYHNQTAGAFVQEASNMVQDNVPMRSKPRRTLKDQGRSVTWHADKFKDFQIMGKQNKEEVLLTIEADSNLTGSLQRPNKGLEHADKIHWSPVQAFEEIKRMNEAPPTNLVKDRLQKFQSEERLQKISSSERKISSKSSVSGSAFSLEDINAALEDDNVFESTQKTSQQGTEQTSLVDSREIKAVELSETKALIERQRKRREKFFETVLSDSKDDITTDDDLDEVTKPGKPRERKRSVRELLSDFEKKSKEIHDQEIQEGENDDLSGSRRRVFSDTETMMFETSSDDVMSEDANKPVDKHRQPDPFTPEVPPRTPKGPKPRAWRQENQYLPMSPPSATFEQMQPEGQYLPMTPSKAKISTATQSRSSITSSSASRGSTQSILTPTEMLIQAHNRTPSQSLVIDHLQKEFSANIAFQEGTYVPMLDDHESMKVPSRDQLPKRPILAPPHFQEPKFASKPKESPRYIEIDDPDEEDQNHVIPITEMSHYEYLYKARSATPLHYEAVYQEISDDESPKEVRTTKALPQTPIKPEAKAPQAKLPDIIGNTPTHRGHSSSDADDEGGVAHLSHSRAKSNASISDSFKPASFFLNPPKRSLSQDIRTDHSHPERRTSSGSLSARELPMTPIERRKSAEDLHRTLEGSMRSSISSLDSAGKRKTILENIEEERRGSTRGGRREAVTVLPPQPEVGYQNEEGDQLEHSSLPPLAQISLHQGDQKPRSGSVVTDPNSSLSPRSPKVPYYVSDLNESQATIDRAKAIDELHLSMELLDAQTNEHLAHKSNDDMLHRIRRSAAPTPVNEHGYPGGPVARSQSLEGLLGDSPGTPRDSVQVQMQVAPPPSSANLPPRGREAPPPPPNVPPLDLRSPPTQAQAWTKEVSNDSVEEDDDPVWRESLRRASAKHRARSADPRNQNVVHPVRQGQHDPSFYWDERDQRFYKIKDQRVPPPHPQSVDPSFLDQSLPVPIDSRAQGSGRHLPSEPLNSMASIDNPDSGIYENADFFPDSSASFPSFTSAPHEVFLTNESQTKTTQYVEANTNNNAPLRVRQQTGPPPGRRRTSSASRKDSDTLKQKVRGNLLDITAQDLLGKSHEELVLMLIHLRRQGAALKEAIDSTKAEMQSVAHHPNDTDENQKLLQDLNCHIRELEDQHARAHPVITLVDNMVKLGSLYRGPADAPLSHRIRNLPTSSSSSSGVSSGYDSKSQRKTPFDEDKVKMAEQEKAVVQDTLESSLEQTKRTIPNGSEEFDAFNKEQEMLENELRRVHGQLQTSQKKLDENSSEHSRWEHDILFLRQTLQQSVTRNMQYGISQSAETLAIEGELAQVQQRASELHRERQSLMNDIQKLSSRQDCLSHEYRSSNSTTDKKVVKKSKPVESEPRNYENVQIAAPAPLPEKESSDMMELTLGDISEADDRVKKFYGIIPKDNKAAEIKTVRMVKRDSKERSVIKSSRSYVDENGRLVEVEVDDGESTMTTPPMLPRGNYGPNMHDFLQTSTNGNDAPKKRGEIFSSGSLPRNYESSSSAESSGNFTNSPAGRALISQVNGTSASTTAVNGGLYSKPNFKLGEYNRKKSKDSSERPASGLSAHERLFGSSRESSMSPPMSPMKNSVLTGSSDSGVSPIMSPIFKSATAKQIAEEVGKHGPPGGTKYRRKSKKRSHTITSGNPAIMEALNQHDTKQASNRARDDIDMERILRPRTNAPDVIKSALDKKDMKINSTTIDNLFGVPEKILIPERYIPDTDMDNITQEERQVRLKKADSIRRMLADTGAAPILGGLTPKQKENMEDEKKEREHILALNQVLARQVMEKSRIVAVRALANHKFSDDEGSEEDATESTRSYSSSPTQPLPLFQQRESMLQ encoded by the exons ATTGGATGAAAGCAATACGGCCTCCAACAGTCCCTCGTCAAGCATGGATAACCGGAAG GGTCGCCGGAACTCGCATAAAGCTTCGACCCCGTCATCCTCGCTCTTGATCAAGAGATCCGAGGACGCTCCAGTGACCCTTAAAGGATGGCTTTACAAGCAAGGGAGTGATGGGTTGATGCTCTGGAAAAAGAGATGGTTCGTCTTGTCCGAATATTGCCTCTTCTATTATCGAA GCCCAGAAGAGGACAAAGTATCGGGTTCCATTCTCCTGCCCTCTTACAAGATCAGTCCAGTGGCTAAAGAGGATGCGGTTTTCCGGCGGTTCTGCTTTAAGGCCGAGCATCAGAACATGAGGACCTACTACTTCGCCACAGACACGAAAGAGGCCATGATTCAGTGGATGAACGCCCTGAGCCTGGCCTCGATTATGCAAACACCGTCCACACG ATCCTCTGCGGCGAATGTGACGACCACGCCAACATCCCCGACTGCCAGCACCATGAATGGCAATCATTTAGCTCAGTCGAGATCCTCAGTGGCCGTGATGAACAACATGCGTACCCCAGTGACCCATCATCAATATCCGACGCAGGTGCACCAAATGTACTCACCCAATGGCAATGCCTACCAGTACCACGGAGAACCATCACCCAGTTCACCGACATCCCCAGAGGGCTTGGAAAATGGTCGTCAGCCATTGTATGCCAATGCTCCACCTAAACCTCGGCGTTTGACCAATACTCGAGAAGACTCCCCGGACCGATTCGAAGATGAGGAGCTCTCTCCAACTTACCACCAACAAATGTATTCGCGACAAAATCCGGGGAAGGTCCCTCTTCGATCCCACACACCCGGAGAGCGGATGATGTACCCACAAGCGCAACATTACCCTTATCAACAAGCCACTCTTGTGCAAAATCTACAGCAACAACAGAGACACACTCAAACACCGGGCGAGCCTATTTACAACGGCAATAATGTCAACAACGAAGTGGCTAATCATAACCGGCAAGGTGGACCCACGATACGACATCGACTTCCCCAAGAAAGGCGGACTCCGGAGGCCTATGGGCGATCGCATTTCAATATGATGAACCAAAACACGTCTCAGAACTATGAAGATGTTTTCCGAAACCGGAATACTCCCGGTTATCCTCCTCCCCAAGGGCGAAATTATCCACCCCCACCCGTTCCTCAACAACAGGCTCAACTGCCACCTTTGCCCCAACAACCCCAACTTTTCCAAGGTTACCAATACCAGCACCAAGTACCTCATCAACCATATCACCCTCAACAACCTCAACCTGTTACTCCCCAATACCAACCGCACGAACTGCCGCAACAACGTCAACCCCGGGAGGTCCAACGTCAACCAGGTCAGCCCCAGCAAAAGGTGCCTCGACCTCATAGTGCGGATTTCTTGGAGTTGGATCGCAATGTCGTGGCTGTACCGACCCAATCCTCTGGAGGCAACAACCTCAATACTACTCAGTATCAATCGCAAACACAAACCCCTCACCACTACCTTGGGAACCACGtgaggagaaaacaaaatcCTCAACCCCCTCGCCCTAAGTCGAGTGTAGACCCACGGATGTTTGATTCCAGTTGGAGTACCGAGCATTACGCAGAGCAAATGCGAAATCATGCCTCCACATATGCCACAGGTACCCCTCAACAGACTCCGCGATCCCAATCGCGGGCTTCAATACATTCCAAATCCCATCTGATGCCCGACAACCACCTTCAATCACAACCAAGAACCTCTCAAACCCGGTTGTACCCACCACAAACCTCCCACACTAGCGACTCACAAGTGGATAGTAGCGAGGAAGTGTCCCGGTATTTCCCCACACCCTCCCCAAGAAAACCGGTCCAGGGAACCACTACATACCAGAACCTGCCCGATAACTCCGCCATTGTCACGAGGCAGTACCCTCAATATCAAGCCCGATTGGAGACAGTGACCCCGAATCGGTTGTCCGAACAATACCATGGGAGCAACGGATCCGATTATGGAACTGGTGAATTCCGAAGATCCGCAAGTGCCAGACTTCACCGAAACAAGAAAAACTACCCAGAAATGCTCAATAACTCCGATCTAGGCCCCGAAGACAACAAAAAGAAGGAGCAG AGAGAAGAGTCCATGAAGAGGTTACTGGAATGGAAACAGCGAATGCTCCAGAGCCCTTTGACGCGGAAGTCCTCTCGGAACGCATCGCGAACCCAGACTCcaaccaactcaaattctcCAGTCCCGTCCTTAGGACACGATTCTCAATTTAGACAGAAGGTCCTGGATGAGTTGGAAAAACAATCAGGAAAGTCGTCCACTCCGGGGAATTCGTCGTCAAACACCACAAGTGAGAGACGACTGAGTCGTAAAGGAAGTGGCGCTTCCAGATCGTCACGGAGTCGATCCTCGCCTCGGATTGCCAATCGACCTAACACCTCTTCGTCCGATGAAG ATAAGCAACAATCTTTGGAATCGTCCCGACAATCCAGGAAGAAATCTAGACCTCAAAGTGAAAAACGTTCCCGGAATCCGAGTCGAGAAAGTCGGCGGTCTTCGTGCCATGTAGGTTCTTCCACGGATCAACCAGAATATATCAATATTAGCTGTCTGGAACCAGCTTTAAGCCCCAAGCGAGGTCAGGACCTTCAAGTTAGGGAAACAGTTGTCAAAGCTGAGTGGAGAAAGCGGGCCATTGGACCCGATGATTGGTACTCGGACGATTTCAACTATGACAATGCCAAGAATTCATTCTCAGAAGATCCATTATTAAGCGGCCAATACAGCCACCTGTTAGACTTGAAATACCACAATCAAACTGCTGGCGCGTTTGTACAAGAAGCGAGCAATATGGTCCAAGACAATGTGCCCATGAGGTCTAAACCAAGGCGAACATTAAAAGATCAAGGCCGATCAGTAACCTGGCATGCAGACAAGTTTAAAGACTTTCAAATTATGGGCAAACAGAATAAAGAAGAAGTTCTTTTGACCATCGAGGCTGATTCTAATCTAACCGGCAGTCTCCAGCGTCCCAACAAAGGTTTGGAACATGCTGACAAGATTCATTGGTCACCagttcaagcttttgaagagatCAAACGCATGAATGAAGCTCCTCCTACCAATCTTGTTAAGGATCgtcttcaaaaatttcaatctGAGGAGCGCCTTCAGAAGATTTCTTCTAGTGAAAGGAAGATTTCCAGTAAATCATCCGTTTCTGGGTCAGCTTTCAGCTTAGAGGACATAAATGCCGCATTAGAAGAtgacaatgtttttgaaagcactcAAAAGACGTCACAACAAGGGACCGAGCAAACGTCCCTGGTCGATTCTCGAGAAATCAAAGCGGTTGAGTTAAGCGAGACTAAGGCTCTAATTGAGAGGCAGAGAAAGCGTCGAGAAAAGTTCTTTGAAACCGTACTGAGTGATTCTAAGGACGATATCACCACAGATGATGACTTGGATGAGGTCACAAAACCTGGAAAACCAAGGGAAAGAAAGCGATCAGTCAGAGAGTTACTCTCTGATTTTGAGAAGAAGAGTAAAGAGATTCATGACCAAGAGATCCAAGAAGGGGAGAATGACGACCTCTCTGGATCACGTCGACGAGTCTTCAGCGACACCGAAACCATGATGTTTGAAACGTCTAGCGATGATGTGATGTCAGAGGATGCCAATAAACCGGTTGATAAACATCGCCAACCTGATCCTTTCACACCGGAAGTTCCTCCAAGGACTCCCAAGGGGCCTAAACCTCGAGCCTGGCGACAAGAAAACCAATATTTACCCATGAGCCCTCCTTCAGCCACATTTGAACAAATGCAACCTGAGGGCCAATACTTGCCAATGACTCCTTCGAAGGCCAAAATATCGACCGCCACCCAGAGCCGATCCTCCATTACGTCCAGCTCTGCTAGTCGGGGATCAACTCAAAGCATTCTTACCCCAACGGAGATGTTAATACAAGCCCACAATCGAACGCCATCACAATCCTTGGTGATTGATCATCTTCAAAAGGAGTTTAGCGCCAACATTGCCTTTCAAGAAGGAACCTACGTGCCAATGTTGGATGATCACGAGTCCATGAAAGTGCCTAGTAGAGACCAATTGCCCAAACGTCCCATCTTAGCACCACCACATTTTCAAGAGCCCAAGTTTGCCTCTAAACCCAAGGAGAGTCCAAGGTATATCGAAATTGATGATCCAGATGAGGAGGACCAAAACCACGTGATACCTATAACAGAGATGTCGCACTATGAATACCTGTATAAAGCAAGGTCTGCCACCCCCTTGCATTACGAAGCGGTCTACCAAGAGATCTCTGATGACGAATCCCCGAAAGAAGTGAGGACCACTAAAGCCTTGCCACAAACACCAATCAAACCTGAAGCTAAAGCACCCCAAGCCAAGCTTCCAGACATAATAGGAAATACACCAACCCATCGGGGTCACTCGTCCTCCGATGCTGACGATGAGGGTGGTGTGGCTCATTTATCCCATTCTAGAGCCAAGTCCAATGCTAGCATTTCGGACTCGTTCAAACCGGCGTCATTTTTCCTCAATCCACCTAAGCGCTCTCTATCCCAAGATATACGGACCGATCATTCTCATCCAGAGAGACGAACATCCTCAGGCAGTCTCTCTGCTCGCGAATTGCCAATGACACCAATTGAGCGACGGAAGTCTGCTGAAGATCTTCATCGAACCTTGGAAGGTAGCATGAGGAGTTCTATTTCCTCCTTGGATAGTGCTGGCAAACGGAAAACAATCTTAGAGAATATTGAAGAAGAACGCCGAGGATCCACTCGAGGTGGTCGAAGGGAGGCTGTGACTGTTCTTCCACCCCAACCAGAGGTGggctatcaaaatgaagaaggagaTCAGTTGGAGCATTCATCACTTCCTCCTCTGGCTCAAATTTCGCTTCATCAAGGTGATCAAAAGCCTCGGTCAGGATCAGTTGTGACCGATCCCAATAGTTCCTTAAGTCCGAGATCCCCCAAGGTGCCATATTACGTGTCTGACTTGAATGAGAGTCAAGCTACAATTGATCGCGCTAAAGCCATCGACGAGCTTCATTTAAGCATGGAGCTTTTGGATGCTCAGACTAATGAACATTTAGCTCATAAGTCGAATGACGATATGCTCCATCGCATCCGAAGGTCTGCTGCACCCACACCCGTTAATGAGCACGGTTACCCTGGAGGACCTGTGGCCAGGTCTCAATCATTAGAAGGTTTGCTGGGTGATAGCCCTGGAACCCCAAGGGACtctgttcaagttcaaatgcaAGTTGCTCCTCCACCGTCGTCAGCCAATCTACCTCCAAGAGGACGCGAAGCCCCTCCACCTCCGCCCAACGTACCTCCCTTGGACCTAAGGTCACCTCCCACACAAGCCCAAGCTTGGACCAAGGAAGTCTCCAATGACTCCGtggaagaggatgatgatccTGTTTGGCGGGAAAGTCTAAGACGTGCGAGTGCCAAACATAGAGCACGCTCTGCAGACccaagaaatcaaaatgttgTCCACCCCGTCAGACAGGGTCAGCACGACCCTTCCTTCTATTGGGATGAACGTGATCAACGCTTCTataaaatcaaagatcaaCGAGTCCCGCCGCCGCATCCTCAGTCTGTCGACCCGTCTTTTTTAGACCAAAGCCTCCCCGTTCCTATCGATTCTAGAGCCCAAGGATCGGGGAGGCATTTGCCTTCGGAACCTTTGAACTCTATGGCGTCAATTGACAATCCAGATAGTGGAATCTATGAAAATGCCGACTTCTTTCCCGACTCTTCTGCCTCGTTTCCATCTTTTACCTCGGCCCCACACGAGGTTTTCTTGACCAATGAGAGTCAAACCAAAACAACAC AGTATGTTGAGGCCAATACCAACAACAATGCTCCTCTGCGAGTCCGTCAACAAACTGGTCCTCCTCCTGGAAGAAGACGCACTTCAAGTGCCAGTCGAAAGGATTCAGATACTCTAAAACAG AAGGTTCGTGGTAATTTATTGGACATCACCGCTCAAGATCTCCTGGGCAAAAGCCACGAGGAGCTCGTTCTTATGCTAATCCATCTTCGTCGGCAAGGCGCTGCTCTGAAAGAGGCCATCGACTCCACGAAGGCCGAAATGCAAAGTGTGGCACACCATCCCAATGACACGGATGAAAACCAGAAACTCCTTCAAGATCTCAATTGCCATATCCGAGAACTCGAGGATCAACACGCTCGGGCTCATCCCGTCATCACTCTAGTGGACAACATGGTCAAATTAGGGTCTTTGTATCGGGGTCCGGCCGACGCACCGCTATCGCACCGAATCCGGAATCTACCAACATCTTCGTCTTCATCCAGTGGGGTGTCATCCGGATACGATTCCAAATCACAACGGAAAACGCCTTTTGATGAGGATAAAGTCAAGATGGCCGAGCAAGAAAAGGCCGTTGTTCAG GATACCTTGGAAAGTTCTTTGGAACAAACGAAGCGAACCATTCCTAACGGAAGTGAGGAGTTTGATGCCTTTAACAAGGAGCAAGAAATGTTAGAAAATGAGCTAAGAAGAGTTCACGGACAACTTCAAACTAGTCAGAAG AAACTCGACGAGAACTCTTCCGAGCATTCACGTTGGGAGCACGATATTCTCTTCTTGAGACAGACTCTCCAGCAATCAGTGACACGCAACATGCAATACGGAATCAGTCAATCGGCCGAAACCTTGGCCATTGAAGGAGAATTGGCCCAAGTTCAGCAACGCGCCTCTGAACTCCACCGAGAGCGACAATCCCTCATGAATGAcattcaaaagctttcaaGTCGGCAAGACTGTCTTTCCCATGAGTATCGATCTTCTAACTCTACCACTGACAAGAAGGTCGTCAAGAAATCCAAACCTGTTGAATCCGAGCCCCGAAACTACGAGAACGTCCAGATTGCCGCCCCAGCACCTTTGCCAGAAAAGGAATCGTCCGATATGATGGAGCTCACTTTGGGAGACATCAGCGAGGCAGACGATAGAGTCAAAAAGTTCTATGGCATCATTCCCAAGGATAACAAAGCAGCCGAGATCAAGACGGTGCGTATGGTGAAAAGAGACTCCAAGGAAAGGTCTGTCATCAAGAGTTCCCGATCTTACGTGGACGAAAATGGGCGATTGGTTGAGGTGGAGGTGGATGATGGAGAAAGCACTATGACGACGCCTCCAATGCTGCCTAGAGGCAATTATGGTCCCAACATGCATGACTTCCTCCAGACATCAACTAATGGAAATGACGCACCCAAGAAACGTGGTGAAATATTCTCATCTGGTTCGTTGCCCCGGAATTATGAGAGCAGCTCAAGTGCCGAGAGCAGCGGCAATTTCACCAATAGTCCGGCGGGTCGAGCCCTCATCTCTCAAGTAAACGGGACTTCCGCATCCACAACGGCCGTAAATGGTGGCCTTTACTCCAAACCTAATTTCAAACTGGGAGAGTACAACCGGAAAAAATCTAAA GATTCCTCTGAACGCCCAGCAAGTGGTTTGAGTGCTCACGAAAGGCTCTTTGGTTCCTCCCGAGAGAGCAGCATGAGTCCGCCCATGTCACCCATGAAGAACAGTGTTCTAACTGGGTCCAGCGATAGTGGAGTCAGTCCAATCATGTCGCCTATCTTTAAGAGCGCTACGGCTAAGCAAATCGCCGAGGAGGTGGGCAAGCATGGCCCTCCTGGTGGCACCAAATACCGTCGTAAGAGCAAAAAACGCTCTCATACCATTACTAGCGGCAATCCGGCCATAATGGAGGCTCTCAACCAGCATGACACCAAGCAG GCCTCGAATCGAGCTAGAGACGACATAGATATGGAGCGTATTCTCCGGCCACGAACTAATGCTCCGGATGTGATCAAGTCTGCCTTGGATAAAAAGGACATGAAGATCAATTCCACTACCATTGACAACTTATTCGGAGTGCCAGAGAAGATTTTGATCCCGGAGCGTTACATCCCGGATACC GATATGGATAACATCACCCAAGAGGAGCGCCAAGTCAGATTGAAGAAGGCTGACTCCATTCGGCGAATGTTAGCGGATACAGGAGCTGCTCCAATTCTCGGCG GCCTGACTCCCAAGCAAAAGGAGAACATGGAGGATGAGAAAAAAGAGCGGGAACACATTCTAGCCCTGAACCAGGTCCTGGCCCGACAAGTCATGGAAAAGAGTCGGATTGTGGCAG TTCGCGCCCTGGCCAATCACAAGTTCAGTGACGATGAAGGCTCAGAAGAGGACGCCACGGAAAGTACGCGCTCGTATTCATCGTCACCCACGCAACCTCTTCCGTTGTTCCAACAGCGAGAAAGTATGCTTCAATGA